GCAAATGCCCAAACGGCAAAGACGCCCATATCTCGTGGAAGTTCTGCCCTTGGACCGGTGTGCCGCTGGAAGACTAGCGGGCCTTCAAGAAATGCAACAAGTCTCGATCAAGGTAAATCGAGACTTGTTCTACGGTTGATGATCGCTGACGATACTTACTTCACTGTCAGAACTTCAGGATCTTCTAGCACGAGATAGTGCCCGTGGTCTGCGGTCAGGATAAGGCAGGTATCATCCCAGCCACCGTGCTCTTCGATCCATTTGGTCACACTGTGGAATGCTTGATCGCCGCTGAGAACGGCGCCGATCGAATTGTCGATGTTATTCGAATGATTCGCCCAGTCGACATCGCCCGCTTCGATCATTAGCCACCAAGGCTTTCCTTTGGCTTCCAATGTATCGAGCGCGGCTAAGCTCATGTCGCTAAGAGTGACATTCTCGCTGATGTCCGCTTCGGTGTACTTCTCGACTTTGCTGGGCCGTGAACCGACAGGATTGAAATCACCATTGGCCGTTTGGAAGGGAAGATGCCCACCTTTCACGCCAAAGAAACCGAACAAGCGTTTCTCTTCCGCGATCGCTTTCGCCTTAGCTTCTTCGAGGACTTCCGGTCCTTTACGGCCAGAAGTTCTCTCGGCGACGACGTATGGGCCGCCGTTGGCCAAGTTAATTTTTTCCATGTCTTCCTGAGTGAGATAAGGATTACCAGGTACGAAATTCTCGCCTTGGTTTCCATCCTTTTCTTTCTTGTCACCCGAACCACCACCAATCAGAACATCAACGCCAGGCAAAGCACCTGGGTGGAAAACGGAAGGCAGGCCAATCATGTCGCGCGTGATGTCTTGGTAGTCGTAACGATGCACATTGTTCGCATAAGCGCTGCCTGGCGTCGCATGACAAATCGGTACACTAGTTACCACGCCGATGTGCCATCCTTCGCTCTGCAGTTGCCGCGAAATTGGAAGGATCTCACGACCGAGGTAGTCGACATTTACTGCGTTATTGTAGGTCTTGATCCCAGCGGTCATCGAAGTCGCCGAAGCGGACGAATCGGTGTAGGCGTGCTTGGTATTTTTACCCTTCGCAATCGGGTAGTTTGCATCCGGCGGAATTGACCAAGGCTTGTCGCCCGCCTCCTTCGGGTCGTAGCCACCCTTGGTACTACCGCCTGGCGAGGTAACGATTTGGCGATCGACATTCACGTCGGTACCGCTGTTGTGCGGCGTTGTCACAAAGTAGCCAAAGTCGGTGGTTGCTCCACGGTAGTCTTGAAAATGGAGGCCGGTCCCACGACCTTCGCGATACGGCACCTTGCCGCTCTTGTTAATGGCGGCGGCCCAGGTCGTTTGCCAGTCCATGCCATCGTAGACAAATAGAATGATCCGTTTCTTGCCTGAATCGACCGCCATCTTCTGCAGGCGATAGACGTCGGTTTGGTCGAAATACTCTGCTTCGGGATTAACGGTTTTCGTGGGCACAAAGCCGAACAGTTCTTTCAGCTTCTCTTCGCTCCGGTAGATACTATTCTGCCCCCGAACAGAGTCGAGGTTGATTCCGAATGTGTAAACCGGGATTAGTCGATTTGAGTGAGTTGTCCAATTCGAATAGGTCTTAGGATTCGGGCCCCAATGCAATCCGTTGGTTTCATTTGTCTCGGTATTGGTTTCCTGTAGTTCCGCGACCGGATCACCAGGCCTTGCGCAATGCGCAATCGGGACAATGGCGAGGAACATAGCGGTGACAATCGCAGCGGGAATTAGCTTTCGCACAGGTAGGTCTCAGGGAAGGAGGGAAAATGGTGGCCTGATTACTCTATTGAAACTGGACATTAAGCGATTGTTAAGTCCTCTTTACGCAGACAATCTGGTGATTTGCGCACGATTTTGACTTTCCAAATGGGCGTCACGGAAACGAACTGGTTGTTTTTGATTGACAAGACGACGCATATTTTAGGTCTCTTCACCCTAAGAACTGTTTGATGAGTACGATCCCATCATTATTTAAGAGCTCAGCAACTGAATCGAAGTGGAAGTGAGTTCTTGAAACATAGGGTGGATCCGAATAGCTCCCCTCTCAGGTTTTTAGTAATAACCATTACAGGGGAATTCGTAGTCGACATGCTGTTTAACTTGTAAGCACTTATGCTTCGCAATTACGCGAATTAACCTAATGGCGAATAATTGACCCTATTACTTATGGAGTAGGGACGCCGAAATGCGGAAAATACACAAATAGCCGTAGTCCAAACGACTAACGCACTTAGGTCAAAATAGAAACGCAAACGCGCACGGCATTCTCGCAATCTTCACTTTCGGTACGCACCTTGCTTCATGATATCCGGAGATATCTCTGCGGTTTAGTCGCGGAATATTCGAGCGTAATTGTATTTTTGTCTTGAACGAATCGAAGAGAAGAATGAGAACTGCCACTTTGAAGCCTCGTGGTTTCACCTTAGTTGAACTTCTGGTTGTCATCGCGATTATTGGTGTATTGATTGCCCTTCTGCTGCCGGCTGTCCAGCAAGCTCGAGAGGCAGCTCGCCGTATGCAGTGCACCAACAACATGAAACAATTGGGCCTCGCGCTGCATATGTACAACGACACCTACAAGGCGTTGCCAATGGGTGTGCTGCAGAACCACAACTGGCGTGTGTCGGTCTTACCGTACATCGAGCAGAAAGCTCTTTACGACTTCCTCGATTTCGGCCAGTCGTTCAGTGGCAGCTCGTCGAACTCGGGCACCAATGTGAACTACTTGTCGGATGTGGCCATCGATGCGTTCATTTGCCCATCGAGCCCATTGGACCCGAACATGAATCCTGGTTGGAACAGTCATAAGTTCCAATACCATCATTACATGGGCGTGAGTGGTGCCGTGGGTACCAACATTGGTACTTGCCAGAAGTTCTATGGTTGGAACTGTGATAACGGTCCGTTTGGTATGAATCGAAAGGTTCGCTTGGCCGAACTGACCGATGGTACGTCGAACACGATGATCCTGGGCGAACAATCGCAACGCGTGAAGTACACCGGCTCTGGCGTGGGCTCTTGGCCGTTCGCGGACGGTAAAACGATGGCACCAGGGGGATACCATGGTGGCTGGGAAGGACCTGCCAACTTGGACCAAACCGGCAGCCAATGGGGCATCATGTCCGGAATCGTTCCGATTCAATACGGGCCCAATGCGACCTGTCCAGATCAATGGGAATGTGGCTACTGTTACGTGAACTCGACGATTCTGGCTTCTCAGCATCCTGGCGGGATCTTGATTACGCTTGCGGATGGTTCGAGCCGTTTCATTGCCGAAACGATCGATCTGAACAATTTCAAGTTGCTTGCACTGCGTAGCGACGGCCAAGTTGTGACGTTTGACTAAGTATCGCTTCGAGCCATTTCATGGAACGACCTATCATGAAACTATCAATTCTATTGGTTCTCATTCTCGGTATCCTAACTTCGGCTGGCTGTGCTGGAGCAAAAGAGGATGGCGGGTTGGTTTCCGGCAAAGTTACTTTGAACGGTAAACCGTTGTCGGGCGCTGACATCAAGTTTCATAACGCAGATCTTGGTTTTGGGGTCACTTGCCCTCTGAACGAAGATGGTACTTTTGCCAGTGTCGATATCGTGCCGGCGGCAACGTATCAAATCGCTATCGCTCCTTCCGCTTCCGGCTTAGAACCGGGCGCCAGCGGAATGCCGACCATTCCTAAGCTTCCTTCCGGATTGCCGAAGAAGTACACCTTTCCGGAAAAGAGCGGTGTGAGCGCTGAGGTAAAGAATCAGCCGCAAAACGATTTTGAGTTCGATCTGTCCTCAAAGTAAACGTGGTAGCGTTTTGTAAACGAGAGGCCCTGTGCTCTTAAGCGCAGGGACTTTTCATTTCTTGCTCAATCCACACGCGTGCAGCTACTACAGGGGGGCTGTCGTTAAGGTTAACGGAAGGTCATGTTCCCTTGAAGTCTGAAATCGCGGATCAAAGGGAAGGGACCCTTCGCTATCTGGGGCCAGTTCCGCTGCCTAAGATGTTTACAGTCTAAGCACCTCTGCACGAAGAATGAGCATGTGTCCGGAGAATTTCTTCCCTAACTTTTTTCGTACGGTGATCCGTAACCCGCTCGCAAGAATTGCTGAAGGTCAGTGAGCCTACTGGATTTAGGTGCGATTTCCGTATTCTATTGCGCAGGACTTTAGGAAAAAAAAGAATTATCGGCACGGAGTTTGCCATATTGCTGACATGGATATCCCGATATATCGTAGGGATATCTCGCAATATTTACGTTTACTTCTACGCATTTGTTCTTTGTTTCCTCTGGAGAAACGTTTCCATGTCGACCACCCGCCGAAGCCCTCTCGGCTTCACTCTCGTTGAACTCCTCGTGGTGATTGCCATTATTGGCGTCTTAATCGCCCTTCTGCTGCCAGCCGTGCAGCAGGCTCGTGAAGCTGCTCGCCGCATGAGCTGCAGTAACAACTCCAAGCAGCTTGCCCTAGCGCTGCACAACTATCACGATACGCACGGTTGTTTCCCAATCGGAAGTATTCAAACGACCAACGGCGAACGTCCCGCTAGTTGGTTGGTTCGTATCTGGCCGTTCATCGAGCAATCGGCTGCTTACGAGCAATCGACCTTTATCGGTAATGACTGGTCCGGTCGTGGCTTCGACAAGAACTGGCGTGCTACCACGGTTCTGGATGTTGACTTCCTGAACTGCCCATCGAATCCGATGACCCAATTCTGGACTCAGAATGCTTCGTCAGAAATGACCAGCGACGGTTGCCCTTCGTCGATCAAATATCAGATTCCTGACTACGTCGGCTGCACCGGTCAATACAACGGTGGTCCGCTGACCAACTGGAATGGCTACAACGGCCGCGAAGATTACAACGGTATCTTCACCGTCCTGGACGTCCGCAACTCCGAACCTACCAGCTTCAAGCACGTCACCGACGGTACCAGCAACACGATTGCCTTGGGCGAACAGTCTGACTTCGTGAAGATCATGGACTCGTCCGGTAATGTCCAGAAGAAGGACACCTACCGAGCTTGGACTTGGCACGGTGGTGGTTGGTCCGGCGGTGGTGGCGGTACGGCTGCCGAAGCTTACTGGAAGGGCTTGACCTCGGTGCGTGCCGGTATCAACTTCGTTCCTTCCACGACCAACAACCCGTTCGGAATGGGTGACTACTGGTACGGTCGTCCTGGTTACCACACCATCTACACCTCGGCTCACCCAGGTGGTGCGATGATCGCTCTGGGCGATGGCTCGGTTCGTTTCATCAGCGAAAACATCAACTTCACCACGTTGACCCGCTTGGCGAATCGTCATGACGGTCAGGTCGTCGGCGAATACTAATTCCCCCGCTTTGGTTCCTTTGAGAGGAAAGACGAAACATCAATATGTTAGTCATGAAGAAAACACTGCTGGCGATCGCAATGCTTGGTATCGTTTCGCTGGCAGGATGCGGCGGTGAAGAAGGTCCAGAGATGGGCATGGTCACGGGCACAATTACCAAGGGTGGTGCCCCTCTGGTTGGGGCGAACCTTGAGTTCTACCCAATTGGCGATGGCGGAGCATCGTACGGCACGTCGGACGAAGAAGGGAACTTC
The genomic region above belongs to Blastopirellula marina and contains:
- a CDS encoding DUF1559 domain-containing protein; its protein translation is MRTATLKPRGFTLVELLVVIAIIGVLIALLLPAVQQAREAARRMQCTNNMKQLGLALHMYNDTYKALPMGVLQNHNWRVSVLPYIEQKALYDFLDFGQSFSGSSSNSGTNVNYLSDVAIDAFICPSSPLDPNMNPGWNSHKFQYHHYMGVSGAVGTNIGTCQKFYGWNCDNGPFGMNRKVRLAELTDGTSNTMILGEQSQRVKYTGSGVGSWPFADGKTMAPGGYHGGWEGPANLDQTGSQWGIMSGIVPIQYGPNATCPDQWECGYCYVNSTILASQHPGGILITLADGSSRFIAETIDLNNFKLLALRSDGQVVTFD
- a CDS encoding alkaline phosphatase, which produces MRKLIPAAIVTAMFLAIVPIAHCARPGDPVAELQETNTETNETNGLHWGPNPKTYSNWTTHSNRLIPVYTFGINLDSVRGQNSIYRSEEKLKELFGFVPTKTVNPEAEYFDQTDVYRLQKMAVDSGKKRIILFVYDGMDWQTTWAAAINKSGKVPYREGRGTGLHFQDYRGATTDFGYFVTTPHNSGTDVNVDRQIVTSPGGSTKGGYDPKEAGDKPWSIPPDANYPIAKGKNTKHAYTDSSASATSMTAGIKTYNNAVNVDYLGREILPISRQLQSEGWHIGVVTSVPICHATPGSAYANNVHRYDYQDITRDMIGLPSVFHPGALPGVDVLIGGGSGDKKEKDGNQGENFVPGNPYLTQEDMEKINLANGGPYVVAERTSGRKGPEVLEEAKAKAIAEEKRLFGFFGVKGGHLPFQTANGDFNPVGSRPSKVEKYTEADISENVTLSDMSLAALDTLEAKGKPWWLMIEAGDVDWANHSNNIDNSIGAVLSGDQAFHSVTKWIEEHGGWDDTCLILTADHGHYLVLEDPEVLTVK
- a CDS encoding carboxypeptidase-like regulatory domain-containing protein, encoding MKLSILLVLILGILTSAGCAGAKEDGGLVSGKVTLNGKPLSGADIKFHNADLGFGVTCPLNEDGTFASVDIVPAATYQIAIAPSASGLEPGASGMPTIPKLPSGLPKKYTFPEKSGVSAEVKNQPQNDFEFDLSSK
- a CDS encoding DUF1559 domain-containing protein, which codes for MSTTRRSPLGFTLVELLVVIAIIGVLIALLLPAVQQAREAARRMSCSNNSKQLALALHNYHDTHGCFPIGSIQTTNGERPASWLVRIWPFIEQSAAYEQSTFIGNDWSGRGFDKNWRATTVLDVDFLNCPSNPMTQFWTQNASSEMTSDGCPSSIKYQIPDYVGCTGQYNGGPLTNWNGYNGREDYNGIFTVLDVRNSEPTSFKHVTDGTSNTIALGEQSDFVKIMDSSGNVQKKDTYRAWTWHGGGWSGGGGGTAAEAYWKGLTSVRAGINFVPSTTNNPFGMGDYWYGRPGYHTIYTSAHPGGAMIALGDGSVRFISENINFTTLTRLANRHDGQVVGEY